From Mauremys mutica isolate MM-2020 ecotype Southern chromosome 15, ASM2049712v1, whole genome shotgun sequence, one genomic window encodes:
- the LOC123349977 gene encoding olfactory receptor 6N1-like: MEASNETWEAEFFLVGFPDLERFHLLLFSLLLFTYLLILGGNAVILMLIRANPHLHVPMYYFVAILSFLEVWYTTVTIPKMLANLLDSRKTISYRGCLLQVYFFHALGITEACLLTAMAYDRYLAICKPLHYPSAMTPKICLWLAAGCWACGFMWPVPEIILLSTLSLCGAHRIEHLFCDFPSLLSLGCADVSTNTTIDFTLHSFVILGPATLIFFSYVKILSVVIKIQGSEGRRKAFSTCASHLTVVLAFFSTTGFMYIRPARSRPSYHDKVVAVVYAVLTPLFNPLIYSLRNKDIQEALGNLMKPQWVSPWKQSREGLPIVKTLPPISSVTLG, encoded by the coding sequence ATGGAAGCCTCCAACGAGACATGGGAAGCGGAGTTTTTCCTGGTGGGGTTCCCAGATCTCGAGCGCTTTCACCTCCTGCTCTTTAGCCTCCTGTTGTTCACCTACTTACTCATTCTTGGTGGCAATGCTGTCATTCTGATGCTTATCCGGGCCAACCCGCATCTTCATGTCCCCATGTATTATTTTGTGGCCATCCTGTCTTTCTTGGAGGTGTGGTACACCACAGTGACCATCCCCAAGATGCTGGCCAACCTCCTGGACAGCAGGAAGACCATCTCCTACAGGGGTTGCCTCCTGCAGGTGTATTTCTTCCATGCCTTGGGCATTACGGAGGCCTGTTTGCTCACGGCAATGGCCTACGACCGATACTTGGCCATCTGCAAGCCTTTGCACTACCCATCTGCCATGACCCCCAAGATTTGCCTGTGGCTAGCGGCAGGGTGCTGGGCGTGTGGCTTCATGTGGCCCGTGCCAGAAATCATCCTGCTCTCCACATTGTCCCTCTGCGGGGCGCACCGCATAGAGCACCTCTTCTGTGACTTCCCCTCGCTGCTCAGCTTGGGCTGCGCTGATGTGTCCACCAACACCACCATAGACTTCACCCTCCACTCCTTCGTCATCCTTGGCCCCGCCACCCTCATCTTCTTCTCTTACGTGAAGATCTTGAGCGTCGTCATCAAGATCCAGGGTTCGGAAGGGCGGCGaaaggccttctccacctgcgcctctcACCTGACCGTGGTCCTGGCCTTTTTCAGCACCACTGGTTTTATGTACATCCGCCCGGCACGAAGCCGGCCTTCATACCACGACAAGGTGGTGGCGGTGGTCTATGCGGTTCTAACCCCCCTCTTCAACCCACTGATTTACAGCTTGAGGAACAAAGATATTCAGGAAGCACTCGGCAATCTCATGAAACCCCAGTGGGTTTCCCCCTGGAAGCAAAGCAGAGAAGGGCTGCCCATTGTAAAAACTCTGCCACCGAtttccagtgtgaccttgggctag